The stretch of DNA CTTTTTCAAGGGAATGAAAAAAATCTATCTATCAAATTATAAAGACTTGGTCCAGCACTTGTATGTCAGCGACCAAATTAGGTGGAGAATAATCCTTGTGAGGAATTGTTAACTTAGGTAGCTCCTCAAAAAGACCAATATAAGCGTATGTATAAGATGCAATAATTTGTTGCTGCTCAAAATCTAAATCTTCAAATGAAGAAAATTTTAATTCATTTTGACCTTCAACAACGTCAACCACATCTTTACAACATCGTTTCTTTGTGACCTTTTCTAAAGCACACTCATAAACTTCCATAGAACACTTATCTACTTCAGAAAAAATAGAAATATCTACTAAAACATCACCGCAAAAATGTTTTTCAATAGCAAAGGATACTGTTGAAAACAGAACGAGCAATGCCAGAAGCATTGAAAAACTTTTATGTAATATTTTTTTTATCACATAACAAAAATACAAAAAATTGAAATTGAAAGTATTTTTTTATTAAATGATTAACACTAAACTTGTCTTGACTTTTTTATTTACCCCTAATTAAACAAAAAAATCATGCTTTCCTGTCTACTGGCTGGTAGGTGTTTCTGGACAAAATCTTTTATGTAATGCATCACTACAAGATAATAGCACTTATTAAACCTCAAAATGAGTTCACTTAACCTCTAAGTCTGTGATAATAAAAAGCAGGTAATAATAAGATTAAAATAATAGGTTGTATTAAAAAACGGCGTACATTAAAAAACATATAATAATCTTCCTGTCTCGGATTAACAACGAAGTATAAATAGATTAACAACAAAACAATATAAGCCAACGCATAGATGATTATTGAAAATTTAATGATGCCTTTATCTTTAAAAAACACATATAAAATACCTAATGAAATAATACTGTTTAGCAAATATCGTAATGAGGTGAAACTTACTAATTTTAAAACTTCTCGTCTTGGACTATCAATATACAGGTAGTCATTCTGAAAAAACACTAAATAAGGGTCGTAAAATAATTCATTTTCGAAAACTCGAATTAAAACCAGCAATCCGAACAATACAAATAACACTATGTATTTAATTAATTTAGACATTTTTCTTTTTTAGTTTAGAAAAACGATTCACCCAAAAAATCCACAATAAAAACATAATTCCATAAATAATTGCAGGAAAAACAACCGTATGTAATATTTCCTTATGCTCAGGATAATGGTATAACGCTATGGTTAATATGACAATACGCAGTAAATTGACCGTATAAATTAAGACACTCCCGGAAAGTATATAAAAAAATGTAGTTTTCAATTTTCCTGAAAAAGCCATAATAAATGATATGAATAAAATAACAACGCTTATAGAGTTACACCCTTCAATAACACGTGCTAAATACTCGTTATCTACAATAACTTTCATAGAGGGTTCATCTGGGTGCGGCAACACCTGAGCATGATATCCAAACGTGTTTAATAACGATTCACTTTGTTTAGCCACCAAATGTGTCATATAATCAGGATAAAATTTCGAACCTTCGGAAACATCTAAATACATCTTATACACCACAGAAAAAGATATATAAACCAATAAAAAAGTAAGGATAAACTTTATAACCGACTTGTATTTTATAAAGAGTGTTTTCATGTGTTCATAATTGTTTATTTTTATCGGTCACATGTTGCTTCCATTGTAATTCTTTAATTGGGTATCGACTGTTCGTTATGAAAGTTTCATCTAGTGGCAAAAATGGTTTTCATCGGTTATACCAATTGAATTTCAAAAAATCACTTCTGGTTTGTTAAATTAAAAATATGCAAAACTGGATATCGAAATTACATCTTTTTAAATACTTTTACCAAAACTTTTGAATTTATGATTTTTAAAGACCTAAAACCACAAGTAGAAACTATTGTTTCGCATACAGAAAAAACAGTAGATGAGCGTCTTTTAAACATTTGTGAACTACTTGAAACCCATATAGCATATTACAACTGGGTTGGTTTTTATTTTAGAAATGGTGATAAAGAAGAATTACATTTAGGCCCTTATGTGGGAGCACCTACAGACCATAAAGTGATTCCCTTTGGGAAAGGCATTTGCGGACAAGTGGCTGTTAGCAATGAAAACTTTGTAGTACCAGATGTAGCTGCACAGGATAACTATATAGCTTGTAGTATTACTGTTAAAGCTGAAATTGTTATTCCAATTTTTGTAAATGAGAAAAACATAGGTCAAATTGATATTGATTCTAATACGCCTGATCCATTTACTGAAGCTGACGAACGTTTTTTAGAGTTTGTTTGTTCTCAAGTAGCAAAATTATTTTAAGTTCAAGATTCTAAATTCTGAGTTTAAAATTCGAGAAACATGAAACTTTGAATTTCAAACTTTAAACTTTGGGCTCTTAATGTTAACAACTTCTCTTTTTAGTTGAAAAATCACTTCCTTTTTTAAAAATTCTAAGCTTATTTTTTAAAGTAAATAAGTACTTTTGCAATTATTTAAATTTTTCAGCTTAAAACCCTGATAAACAACAACAATCTCATTCCCGAAACAGGAATTAAAAACATAACACGACACTAATGAGCAACGAGAAAACCATTAAATCTGCATTAATCTCAGTATTTAGTAAAGACGGATTAGAACCTATTGTAAAAAAATTAAACGAACAAGGTGTTACCATATACTCTACTGGTGGTACTCAAAAATTTATAAACGATTTAGGTGTAGATGTGGTTCCTGTTGAAGAGATAACTTCTTATCCTTCTATTCTTGGTGGCCGTGTAAAAACGTTACACCCTAAAGTTTTTGGTGGTATTTTAAACAGACAAAATCATGACGGTGATGTCGCAGAATTAGCAGCATTTGAAATTCCTCAAATTGATGTGGTTATTGTTGATTTATATCCATTTGAAAAAACAGTGGCTTCGGGTGCTAGCGAACAAGATATTATTGAAAAAATTGATATTGGTGGCATTTCGTTAATTCGCGCTGCTGCTAAAAACTATGCGGATGTTATTTGTGTATCATCAGTAGATGATTATGCTGAATTTTTAGATCTGATTTCTGAAAATAATGGCGCTATTTCAGAAGAAAACAGAAAGCGTTTTGCAGGCAAAGCCTTTAATATATCTTCACATTACGACACGGCTATTTTTAACTATTTTAATAAAAACCATGATGAAGCTGCTTTAAAGATTAGCGAAACTAAAGGAAAAGTATTGCGCTACGGAGAAAACCCTCACCAAAGAGGTTTTTTCTTTGGAAACTTTGATGAGCTATTCACGAAACTTCATGGTAAAGAATTAAGTTATAACAACCTTTTAGATGTTGATGCTGCTGTAAATTTAATGACTGAATTTAAAAACGACGCACCAACTTTTGCCATTTTAAAACATAATAACGCTTGTGGTTTAGCACAACGCGACACACTACACCAAGCTTATATTGATGCTTTAGCAGGAGACCCTGTGTCTGCTTTTGGAGGTGTTTTAATTAGTAATACTGAAATTGATGTCGCTACAGCAGAAGAAATTCATAAGCTATTCTGTGAAGTTGTTATTGCGCCTTCTTTTTCGGCAGAAGCTCTAACAATTCTTCAAGGCAAAAAGAATCGTATTATACTAGTGCTTCACGATATAGAATTACCAAATATGAATGTTAGAAGTTGTTTAAATGGCGTGTTGCTTCAAGACAGAAACAATATTACTGATACTATTGAAGGTCTAACAAATGTTACAAACCCGACTCCTAACGATAGCGAACTGGAAGATTTAATATTTGCTTCAAAAATTTGTAAACACACAAAATCTAACACCATTGTATTAGCAAAAAACAAGCAGTTATGTGCCAGCGGTACGGGGCAAACAAGTCGCGTTGATGCTCTGGAACAAGCCATCCATAAAGCAAATTCGTTTAATTTTGACTTGAAAGGTGCTGCTATGGCGAGTGATGCTTTTTTTCCTTTCCCGGACTGTGTTGAGATTGCAAAAAATGCCGGTGTAACTGCTGTTATTCAACCAGGTGGCTCTATAAAAGATCAATTAAGCATTGATTATTGTAATGAAAATAATTTAGCCATGGTTTTCACTGGCACACGTCATTTTAAACATTAATTGGCAAAAGAAATATATTGTTTTTAGTCATCTAAAAATCAACAAAAAACGTATAATTAAATTATAGTATTTTTTAATAAAATTTGAACAGGCTTAAAACCCATATATTTATTAACTTTTATTACATTTACGGGATTCGTTTTTTAAACCACTTAAATTATTAATAGCGCATGGGCTTTTTTGACTTCCTAACCGAAGAAATTGCAATAGATTTAGGAACTGCAAACACACTTATTATTCATAACGACAAAGTAGTTGTTGATTCACCTTCCATTGTTGCACGAGATAGAATTTCTGGTAAAATTATTGCCGTTGGTAAAGAAGCCAGTTTAATGCAGGGAAAAACGCATGAAAACATAAAAACTATTCGCCCTTTAAAAGATGGTGTAATTGCAGATTTTGATGCGTCTGAACAAATGATAAGTATGTTCATTAAAAACATACCTGCTTTAAAAAAGAAGTTTTTTACACCTGCGCTTCGTATGGTTATATGTATTCCATCAGGGATTACAGAAGTAGAAATGCGTGCTGTAAAAGAAAGTGCAGAACGTGTCAATGGTAAAGAGGTCTATTTAATACATGAACCAATGGCAGCAGCTATTGGTATTGGTGTAGATATTATGCAACCTAAAGGAAATATGGTTGTGGATATAGGTGGTGGTACCACAGAAATTGCTGTTATAGCTCTTGGAGGTATCGTCTGTGACAAATCTGTTAAAATTGCAGGTGATGTTTTCACCAATGATATTGTTTACTATATGCGTACACAACACAACTTATATGTTGGAGAGCGTACTGCAGAAAAAATAAAAATACAAATAGGTGCCGCAACTGAAGATTTAGAATTGCCACCGGAAGATATGAGTGTTCAAGGACGCGATTTATTAACTGGTAAACCTAAACAAGTATCTATTTCGCATAGAGAAATTGCTAAAGCTCTGGATAAATCTATCTTAAGAATTGAGGATGCTGTTATGGAAACTTTATCTCAAACGCCTCCAGAATTAGCTGCAGACATATACAACACTGGTATTTATTTAGCCGGTGGTGGCTCGATGTTACGAGGTTTAGATAAGCGTTTATCTCAAAAAACAGACCTTCCGGTTTACATAGCCGAAGACCCACTACGTGCAGTCGTTAGAGGTACTGGTATTACACTTAAAAATTTACCTAAATACAAAAGTGTATTGATAAAATAGCATACCATGCAACAGATTATTAATTTTATAATAAGGAACAAAAACTTTTTGTTGTTCTTGTTGCTGTTTTCTATTTCAATTTTATTTACGATTCAATCGCATTCTTACCATAAGAGTAAGTTTATTAATTCAGCTAATTTTTTAACAGGAAGTATCTACAATTCTGCAAATAATATTAGTGAGTATTTTAGTTTAAAATCTCAAAACAAACTTTTATCTGAAGAAAACAAGCACTTAAAATCTCTTCTGTATAATTCGAAAAGTATTATGGAAAAAGAGCATTTAGATAGCCTTAATACACCTTACTATTTTTCCAATGCTCAGGTTATTAAAAACAATTATTCTGCAACAGATAATATAATCCTAATTAATAAAGGGGAAAACGACAGTATAAAACAAGATTTTGGTGTGGTAACAACTCAAGGTATTATAGGCATTGTTGACGAAACAAGCGGCAATTTTGCAACCGTGATATCTATTTTAAATACGACAAGTTCTATAAGTGCTCAACTAAAAAAAACAAATCACTTCGGCACCTTAGAATGGGATGCTAAAAATCCTGCTATCGTTCAACTTACAGACATCCCTAAAATAGCTAATGTTTTAGTTGGAGATACCATCGTTACTTCCGGACGTTCTTCTATATTCCCTAAAGACATAAATATAGGTCTCATCGAAAATTACAAACTTGATGCTGCCGAAAATTATTATGAGATTAATGTGAGACTTTTTAACGATATGACCGATCTGGAGCATGTTTATATCATAGAAAACACTAATAAACCTGAGATTACTAATTTACTAAATGAATAATTTACT from Flavivirga spongiicola encodes:
- a CDS encoding HYC_CC_PP family protein, translating into MIKKILHKSFSMLLALLVLFSTVSFAIEKHFCGDVLVDISIFSEVDKCSMEVYECALEKVTKKRCCKDVVDVVEGQNELKFSSFEDLDFEQQQIIASYTYAYIGLFEELPKLTIPHKDYSPPNLVADIQVLDQVFII
- a CDS encoding exosortase F system-associated membrane protein, whose translation is MSKLIKYIVLFVLFGLLVLIRVFENELFYDPYLVFFQNDYLYIDSPRREVLKLVSFTSLRYLLNSIISLGILYVFFKDKGIIKFSIIIYALAYIVLLLIYLYFVVNPRQEDYYMFFNVRRFLIQPIILILLLPAFYYHRLRG
- the xrtF gene encoding exosortase family protein XrtF, whose translation is MKTLFIKYKSVIKFILTFLLVYISFSVVYKMYLDVSEGSKFYPDYMTHLVAKQSESLLNTFGYHAQVLPHPDEPSMKVIVDNEYLARVIEGCNSISVVILFISFIMAFSGKLKTTFFYILSGSVLIYTVNLLRIVILTIALYHYPEHKEILHTVVFPAIIYGIMFLLWIFWVNRFSKLKKKNV
- a CDS encoding GAF domain-containing protein, translated to MIFKDLKPQVETIVSHTEKTVDERLLNICELLETHIAYYNWVGFYFRNGDKEELHLGPYVGAPTDHKVIPFGKGICGQVAVSNENFVVPDVAAQDNYIACSITVKAEIVIPIFVNEKNIGQIDIDSNTPDPFTEADERFLEFVCSQVAKLF
- the purH gene encoding bifunctional phosphoribosylaminoimidazolecarboxamide formyltransferase/IMP cyclohydrolase, producing the protein MSNEKTIKSALISVFSKDGLEPIVKKLNEQGVTIYSTGGTQKFINDLGVDVVPVEEITSYPSILGGRVKTLHPKVFGGILNRQNHDGDVAELAAFEIPQIDVVIVDLYPFEKTVASGASEQDIIEKIDIGGISLIRAAAKNYADVICVSSVDDYAEFLDLISENNGAISEENRKRFAGKAFNISSHYDTAIFNYFNKNHDEAALKISETKGKVLRYGENPHQRGFFFGNFDELFTKLHGKELSYNNLLDVDAAVNLMTEFKNDAPTFAILKHNNACGLAQRDTLHQAYIDALAGDPVSAFGGVLISNTEIDVATAEEIHKLFCEVVIAPSFSAEALTILQGKKNRIILVLHDIELPNMNVRSCLNGVLLQDRNNITDTIEGLTNVTNPTPNDSELEDLIFASKICKHTKSNTIVLAKNKQLCASGTGQTSRVDALEQAIHKANSFNFDLKGAAMASDAFFPFPDCVEIAKNAGVTAVIQPGGSIKDQLSIDYCNENNLAMVFTGTRHFKH
- a CDS encoding rod shape-determining protein, which gives rise to MGFFDFLTEEIAIDLGTANTLIIHNDKVVVDSPSIVARDRISGKIIAVGKEASLMQGKTHENIKTIRPLKDGVIADFDASEQMISMFIKNIPALKKKFFTPALRMVICIPSGITEVEMRAVKESAERVNGKEVYLIHEPMAAAIGIGVDIMQPKGNMVVDIGGGTTEIAVIALGGIVCDKSVKIAGDVFTNDIVYYMRTQHNLYVGERTAEKIKIQIGAATEDLELPPEDMSVQGRDLLTGKPKQVSISHREIAKALDKSILRIEDAVMETLSQTPPELAADIYNTGIYLAGGGSMLRGLDKRLSQKTDLPVYIAEDPLRAVVRGTGITLKNLPKYKSVLIK
- the mreC gene encoding rod shape-determining protein MreC, with the translated sequence MQQIINFIIRNKNFLLFLLLFSISILFTIQSHSYHKSKFINSANFLTGSIYNSANNISEYFSLKSQNKLLSEENKHLKSLLYNSKSIMEKEHLDSLNTPYYFSNAQVIKNNYSATDNIILINKGENDSIKQDFGVVTTQGIIGIVDETSGNFATVISILNTTSSISAQLKKTNHFGTLEWDAKNPAIVQLTDIPKIANVLVGDTIVTSGRSSIFPKDINIGLIENYKLDAAENYYEINVRLFNDMTDLEHVYIIENTNKPEITNLLNE